One window of Rubrivirga sp. SAORIC476 genomic DNA carries:
- a CDS encoding HAD hydrolase-like protein: protein MPTSSPVLLFDIDGTLLQSHGVGRRSVNAALTDLAGETFDFSDISFSGKTDPQIFGEILDAAAERGLPVDRSHTDAFLSLYADRMHANLPEATVEDLPGAVSLVRRLAAEGAEMGMLTGNLEPLAYRKIERIDLSAAELPFGAFGSDHADRNTLPVIAAQRASKRFGREVAHEELVIIGDTPRDIACARAVGAVAVAVATGYYSADDLREADLVLDTLEGFSLDRL, encoded by the coding sequence GTGCCCACTTCCTCCCCGGTCCTCCTCTTCGACATCGACGGCACGCTGCTCCAGTCGCACGGCGTCGGCCGCCGCTCCGTGAATGCCGCGCTGACCGACCTCGCAGGTGAGACGTTCGACTTTTCGGACATCTCGTTCTCGGGCAAGACCGACCCTCAGATCTTCGGCGAGATCCTCGACGCCGCAGCCGAGCGGGGGTTGCCCGTGGACCGCTCGCACACGGACGCCTTCCTGTCGCTCTACGCCGACCGGATGCACGCCAACCTGCCCGAGGCGACCGTCGAGGACCTGCCCGGCGCCGTGTCGCTCGTCCGCCGCCTCGCCGCCGAGGGCGCGGAGATGGGCATGCTGACCGGCAACCTGGAGCCGCTGGCGTACCGCAAGATCGAGCGGATCGACCTGAGCGCGGCCGAGCTGCCCTTCGGCGCCTTCGGCAGCGACCACGCCGACCGCAACACGCTGCCGGTGATCGCCGCGCAGCGCGCCTCGAAGCGGTTCGGGCGCGAGGTGGCGCACGAGGAACTGGTCATCATCGGCGACACACCGCGCGACATCGCGTGCGCCCGGGCCGTCGGCGCGGTCGCGGTGGCCGTCGCGACCGGCTACTACTCGGCCGACGACCTCCGCGAGGCGGATCTGGTGCTGGACACGCTCGAGGGCTTCTCGCTCGACCGGCTGTAG
- a CDS encoding DNA polymerase I: MADQPSLFDDDDLFDGLDAPDDLTITAPPTPSADAPSLFDAGAPPEADLTVTLPDDRDDPEAVPNDLDGIEGDEARETLFLADAMALAYRAFFSMKNASLTAPDGTDTRTLYGFATALLKLLEDERPEHIAVVFDAIGGQPTFRDQLYDDYKAHRPPMPPEIKSNIPLIKRLVEAFDIPVLEVAGVEADDVIGTLAKRAEDEGVDAVIFSADKDFRQLLSDRVSMLRPPYMGEVFNRETPETFREKYGGLEPAQFIDLLALMGDSADNVPGVPGIGEKTAIKLIDEYGDVETLIEHAADLKGKRAREGMTDHADDARLSKQLVTIRCDVPLKGADGEPLDWHTLRRTDPDLDELEALFDAVGFGSRLRTRVRTYATGRSTRSRKTFTTLPEDDPSLSFDFGPYEPVTAMDADAVTYATVYEADDLDAAADVVEGAERLSFDTETTSTDAMRAALVGVSLAKAEKRAVYVPTPLPDGTPQDAALAPIRAALEDADLLKVGHNVKYDLKVLARHGVTVRGPVFDTMVAHYLLDPEASHKLDDVSSFHLNYRPQPITDLIGTGKNALTMDQVPVEDVGPYACEDADIALRLVPVLTEALKAVDDGRGRLLEIAEAIEFPLVPVLAAMEMAGVKVDEAVLADISRQLDGQLTELEAEIYGLAGREFGIGSPKQIGEVLFNDPPTDEERAAYETWVQDVKDNEAGEVAGDPDAKPKTKKQLAEEAPTFGLGLQPLGKTKTGQPKTDERVLSELAQEHALPALILDWRKVSKLKSTYVDKLPELIHPDTGRIHTDFAQTVTATGRLSSTNPNLQNIPIRTDLGKEIRKAFVAEPGHRLLAADYAQIELRIIASMSGDPDMTRAFAEQQDIHTAAAARVFDVDYDAVTRAQRDRVKQVNYGIPYGISAFGLAQRLRIGNGEAQELIDQYRASYPRVIEFLDGLVEDARRNGYVETLLGRRRYLPLITARNPNDRAFAERVAVNMPIQGTQADMIKKAMISIHDGLGAVSAGARMILQVHDELVFEVPEADVEAVSTFVREEMVTAFPLGDVPVVVDVGIADNWLDAH, encoded by the coding sequence ATGGCCGACCAGCCTTCCCTCTTCGACGACGACGACCTCTTCGACGGCCTCGACGCGCCCGACGACCTGACCATCACCGCGCCGCCGACGCCGTCCGCCGACGCACCGTCGCTCTTCGACGCGGGCGCGCCGCCGGAGGCCGACCTGACGGTCACGCTCCCCGACGACCGGGATGACCCCGAGGCCGTCCCGAACGACCTCGACGGCATCGAGGGCGATGAGGCCCGCGAGACGCTCTTTCTCGCCGACGCGATGGCGCTCGCCTACCGGGCCTTCTTCTCGATGAAGAACGCCTCCCTGACGGCCCCCGACGGCACCGACACCCGCACGCTCTACGGCTTCGCGACGGCCCTCCTGAAGCTGCTGGAGGACGAGCGCCCCGAGCACATCGCGGTCGTCTTCGACGCCATCGGCGGGCAGCCGACGTTCCGCGACCAGCTCTACGACGACTACAAGGCGCACCGGCCGCCCATGCCGCCTGAGATCAAGTCCAACATCCCGCTCATCAAGCGGCTCGTCGAAGCCTTCGACATCCCGGTGCTCGAAGTCGCGGGCGTCGAGGCGGACGACGTGATCGGGACGCTCGCCAAGCGCGCCGAGGACGAGGGCGTCGACGCGGTCATCTTCTCGGCCGACAAGGACTTCCGCCAGCTGCTCTCCGACCGCGTCTCGATGCTCCGGCCGCCCTACATGGGCGAGGTGTTCAACCGCGAGACGCCCGAGACCTTCCGGGAGAAGTACGGCGGCCTTGAGCCGGCCCAGTTCATCGACCTGCTGGCGCTCATGGGCGACTCGGCCGACAACGTGCCGGGTGTGCCGGGCATCGGCGAGAAGACGGCCATCAAGCTCATCGACGAGTACGGCGACGTGGAAACGCTCATTGAGCACGCCGCCGACCTCAAGGGCAAGCGCGCCCGCGAGGGCATGACCGACCACGCCGACGACGCGCGTCTCTCGAAGCAGCTCGTCACCATCCGCTGCGACGTGCCGCTGAAGGGGGCCGACGGCGAGCCGCTCGACTGGCACACGCTCCGCCGCACCGACCCCGACCTGGACGAACTGGAGGCGCTGTTCGACGCCGTCGGCTTCGGGTCGCGGCTGCGGACGCGCGTCCGCACCTACGCCACCGGCCGCAGCACGCGCAGCCGCAAGACGTTCACCACGCTCCCCGAGGACGACCCGTCGCTCAGCTTCGACTTCGGCCCCTACGAGCCCGTCACGGCCATGGACGCCGACGCGGTGACGTATGCGACGGTCTACGAGGCCGACGACCTCGACGCGGCCGCGGACGTGGTCGAGGGCGCCGAGCGGCTGTCCTTCGACACCGAGACCACATCCACCGACGCCATGCGGGCGGCCCTCGTCGGCGTGTCGCTGGCGAAGGCCGAGAAGCGGGCCGTCTACGTGCCCACGCCGCTGCCCGACGGGACGCCCCAGGACGCCGCGCTCGCCCCGATCCGCGCCGCGCTCGAAGACGCCGACCTCCTCAAGGTGGGCCACAACGTCAAGTACGACCTCAAGGTGCTCGCCCGGCACGGCGTCACCGTCCGCGGCCCCGTGTTCGACACGATGGTGGCGCACTACCTCCTCGACCCCGAGGCGAGCCACAAGCTGGACGACGTGTCCAGCTTCCACCTGAACTACCGTCCGCAGCCCATCACCGACCTGATCGGGACGGGCAAGAATGCGCTCACGATGGATCAGGTGCCGGTCGAGGACGTCGGCCCGTACGCCTGCGAGGACGCCGACATCGCGCTCCGGCTGGTGCCGGTGCTCACCGAGGCGCTCAAAGCCGTCGACGACGGCCGGGGGCGGCTGCTGGAGATCGCCGAGGCCATCGAGTTCCCGCTCGTGCCGGTGCTGGCGGCGATGGAGATGGCGGGCGTCAAGGTGGACGAGGCCGTCCTCGCCGACATCAGCCGCCAGTTGGACGGGCAACTGACGGAACTGGAGGCGGAGATCTACGGCCTCGCCGGGCGCGAATTCGGCATCGGCTCGCCCAAGCAGATCGGCGAGGTCCTGTTCAACGACCCGCCGACGGACGAGGAGCGGGCGGCCTACGAGACGTGGGTCCAGGACGTCAAGGACAACGAGGCGGGCGAGGTCGCAGGCGACCCGGACGCCAAGCCCAAGACCAAGAAGCAGCTCGCGGAGGAGGCGCCGACGTTCGGGCTGGGCCTGCAGCCGCTCGGCAAGACCAAGACGGGCCAGCCCAAGACCGACGAGCGCGTCCTGAGCGAGCTGGCCCAGGAGCACGCGCTCCCCGCCCTTATCCTCGACTGGCGGAAGGTGTCCAAGCTGAAGTCCACCTACGTCGACAAGCTGCCGGAGCTGATCCACCCGGACACGGGGCGCATCCACACCGACTTCGCCCAGACCGTCACGGCGACCGGGCGGCTCTCGTCCACCAACCCGAACCTCCAGAACATCCCGATCCGCACGGACTTGGGCAAGGAGATCCGCAAGGCGTTCGTCGCCGAGCCGGGGCACCGACTCCTCGCGGCCGACTACGCCCAGATCGAGCTGCGCATCATCGCCTCCATGTCCGGTGACCCCGACATGACGCGGGCGTTCGCGGAGCAGCAGGACATCCACACGGCCGCCGCGGCGCGCGTCTTCGACGTGGACTACGACGCCGTCACGCGCGCCCAGCGCGACCGTGTCAAGCAGGTCAACTACGGCATCCCGTACGGCATCTCGGCCTTCGGGCTGGCCCAGCGGCTCCGCATCGGCAACGGCGAGGCGCAGGAGCTGATCGACCAGTACCGGGCCTCGTACCCGCGCGTGATCGAGTTCCTGGACGGGCTGGTGGAGGACGCGCGACGCAACGGCTACGTGGAGACGCTGCTCGGGCGGCGCCGCTACCTGCCGCTGATCACGGCGCGCAACCCCAACGACCGCGCCTTCGCCGAGCGCGTGGCCGTCAACATGCCCATCCAGGGCACGCAGGCGGACATGATCAAGAAGGCCATGATCTCGATCCACGACGGCCTGGGCGCGGTCTCGGCAGGCGCCCGCATGATCCTCCAGGTCCACGACGAGCTGGTGTTCGAGGTGCCCGAGGCGGACGTGGAGGCGGTCTCGACGTTTGTCCGCGAGGAGATGGTGACGGCGTTCCCCCTCGGCGACGTGCCGGTCGTGGTGGACGTGGGGATCGCGGACAACTGGCTGGACGCGCACTGA
- a CDS encoding response regulator, protein MKLFPKLMLAFCGAAIVVSAMGGVVVKATEIAAETAAERAAWRADRAAEATAADLRDTLGALQADSSAAGAETRRLLTQMLARTSEPAAVNLGYARETLRPVRTVGLALLVVPFVLALLLGVGIAQTLGRRLKRISAGAEAIGQGILDARINDTSSDEIGQLARTLDATIDALATSTVSRAHLDTIIESIPDALCVVDGEGYVQRVNRAGAAMVGVPVDQLVGADARVLMANQPEEAFAFGAAIAGNETVTGLDSSFEHADGTRIPVRISAAKLPGCGDHRGGLVIVAQDVTEVRQSHEALVAAKEAAEQASLAKSEFLANMSHEIRTPLNGVIGMTGHLLDTPLTEEQREFASVVRSSGEALMGVINDVLDFSKIEAGMIELEARPFDVRGCAEDALDLVAYRASAKGLDLAYEIAPTVATRVVGDVTRLRQVLVNLLANAVKFTDTGEVVLSVAPCDPDAVPAHLRRLDDCTSGLHLTVRDTGIGIAPERVEALFDPFTQADASTTRRYGGTGLGLSISHRLVDAMGGRIWVESVPDEGTTFHVVIPADVVPGTDPAPDHGSAALAALAGQGMLIVDDNATNRRILEVQARMWGFIPTAVPSAAEALATVDRGALFAVAILDYQMPDVDGVTLATSLRMRRPDLPLVLLSSIHESPATPPGLLMASLHKPIKPALLRRVVLDAIAEAPSPAASDSPTAGAPRLDTPALSPAAPMPETSPSLRILVAEDNPVNQRVTGLSLGRLGYRPEMVADGDEVLPALQQAADAGRPFDVVLMDLRMPRMDGLDATRAVRDAAGLPQPHIIAITADVTADRREACIAAGMDGFLGKPIDRDALARTLDTLTAAAPVLPAPILRLQAPEPTAAETGLDRAAAAFPTLAEMAAGSPSLFLDLLADARHEIGSGLDAIKTALRADDLRTAGRTAHTLKSVAGLLDAAALDAHCVATQHAADRGLLADAVRAFLPLYAEARAMIDRLDAVLPSDAEPTVPAALSSIPAGQGTA, encoded by the coding sequence ATGAAATTGTTTCCCAAGTTGATGCTCGCCTTCTGCGGCGCCGCCATCGTGGTGTCGGCCATGGGAGGCGTCGTCGTGAAGGCCACCGAGATCGCCGCCGAGACAGCGGCCGAGCGCGCTGCCTGGAGAGCCGACCGCGCGGCCGAAGCGACGGCCGCCGACCTTCGCGACACGCTCGGCGCGCTCCAGGCCGACTCGTCGGCCGCAGGCGCCGAGACGCGCCGCCTGCTGACGCAGATGCTCGCTCGCACGTCCGAGCCCGCCGCCGTCAACCTCGGGTACGCACGCGAGACGCTCCGGCCGGTCCGCACCGTCGGGCTCGCCCTGCTCGTCGTCCCGTTCGTGCTGGCGTTGCTGCTGGGCGTCGGGATCGCGCAGACGCTGGGTCGGCGGCTGAAGCGTATCAGCGCGGGCGCCGAGGCCATCGGGCAGGGCATCCTCGACGCCCGCATCAACGACACCTCGTCCGACGAGATCGGGCAACTCGCGCGGACGCTGGACGCGACCATCGACGCGCTCGCCACCAGCACGGTCTCCCGCGCCCACCTCGACACCATCATCGAGTCCATCCCCGACGCCCTCTGTGTCGTCGACGGCGAGGGCTACGTGCAGCGCGTCAACCGGGCAGGCGCCGCGATGGTGGGCGTGCCCGTCGACCAGCTCGTCGGAGCCGATGCACGCGTGCTGATGGCGAACCAGCCGGAGGAGGCGTTCGCCTTCGGGGCGGCCATCGCCGGGAACGAGACGGTGACCGGCCTCGACTCCAGCTTCGAGCACGCCGACGGCACGCGCATCCCGGTCCGCATCTCCGCCGCCAAGCTGCCCGGGTGCGGAGACCACCGAGGCGGCCTCGTCATCGTCGCCCAGGACGTGACCGAGGTCCGGCAGAGCCACGAGGCCCTCGTCGCCGCCAAGGAGGCGGCCGAGCAGGCCAGCCTCGCCAAGAGCGAGTTCCTGGCCAACATGAGCCACGAGATCCGGACGCCCCTCAACGGCGTCATCGGGATGACCGGGCACCTGCTGGATACCCCGCTGACCGAGGAGCAGCGGGAGTTCGCGAGCGTCGTCCGCTCGTCCGGCGAGGCGCTGATGGGCGTCATCAACGACGTGCTGGACTTCTCGAAGATCGAGGCGGGCATGATCGAGTTGGAGGCGCGGCCGTTCGACGTGCGGGGGTGCGCCGAGGACGCGCTCGACCTGGTCGCGTACCGGGCCTCGGCGAAGGGCCTTGACCTGGCCTACGAGATCGCCCCCACCGTCGCCACCCGCGTCGTCGGGGACGTGACCCGGCTGCGGCAGGTGCTCGTCAACCTGCTCGCCAACGCGGTCAAGTTCACCGACACGGGCGAGGTTGTGCTCAGCGTCGCCCCCTGCGACCCGGACGCCGTCCCAGCGCACCTCCGCCGCCTCGACGACTGCACGTCCGGCCTCCACCTGACCGTCCGCGACACGGGCATCGGCATCGCGCCCGAGCGCGTCGAGGCGCTGTTCGACCCCTTCACCCAGGCCGACGCGTCGACCACGCGGCGGTATGGCGGCACCGGCCTCGGGCTGAGCATCTCCCACCGGCTCGTCGACGCCATGGGCGGGCGGATCTGGGTCGAGAGCGTGCCCGACGAGGGGACCACCTTCCACGTGGTGATCCCGGCCGACGTCGTTCCGGGGACCGATCCCGCGCCCGACCACGGGAGCGCAGCCCTGGCGGCACTCGCCGGCCAGGGGATGCTGATCGTCGACGACAACGCCACCAACCGCCGCATCCTGGAGGTCCAGGCGCGCATGTGGGGCTTCATCCCGACCGCCGTCCCCTCGGCCGCCGAGGCCCTGGCCACCGTGGACAGGGGGGCCCTGTTCGCGGTCGCCATCCTCGACTACCAGATGCCCGACGTGGACGGGGTCACGCTCGCGACATCGCTCCGGATGCGCCGCCCGGACCTCCCGCTCGTCCTGCTGTCCTCGATCCACGAGTCGCCCGCCACGCCGCCGGGCCTACTGATGGCGTCGCTCCACAAGCCGATCAAGCCCGCCCTGCTGCGCCGCGTCGTCCTCGACGCCATCGCCGAGGCGCCCTCCCCCGCCGCCTCCGACTCCCCGACGGCCGGTGCGCCACGCCTCGACACCCCCGCCCTCTCCCCTGCCGCCCCGATGCCCGAGACGTCGCCGTCCCTCCGGATCCTCGTCGCCGAGGACAACCCCGTCAACCAGCGTGTGACGGGCCTGTCGCTGGGCCGCCTCGGCTACCGGCCCGAGATGGTGGCCGATGGCGACGAGGTCCTGCCCGCGCTCCAGCAGGCCGCCGATGCCGGGCGCCCCTTCGACGTCGTCCTGATGGACCTCCGGATGCCGCGCATGGACGGCCTCGACGCGACCCGCGCGGTCCGCGACGCCGCCGGCCTCCCCCAGCCGCACATCATCGCCATCACGGCCGACGTGACGGCCGACCGCCGCGAGGCGTGCATCGCCGCGGGCATGGACGGCTTCCTAGGCAAGCCCATCGACCGGGACGCGCTGGCCCGCACCCTGGACACGCTCACTGCCGCCGCACCCGTCCTCCCCGCGCCGATCCTCCGGCTCCAGGCTCCGGAGCCGACGGCCGCCGAGACCGGCCTCGACCGGGCCGCAGCGGCCTTCCCCACACTCGCCGAGATGGCCGCGGGCTCGCCGTCGCTCTTCCTCGACCTGCTCGCCGACGCGCGACACGAGATCGGCAGCGGCCTCGACGCCATCAAGACGGCCCTCCGCGCCGACGACCTCCGCACCGCCGGGCGCACCGCGCACACGCTCAAGTCGGTCGCGGGCCTGCTGGACGCCGCCGCCCTCGACGCCCACTGCGTCGCCACGCAGCACGCCGCCGACCGCGGCCTCCTCGCCGACGCCGTGCGCGCGTTCCTGCCGCTCTACGCCGAGGCGCGCGCCATGATCGACCGCCTCGACGCCGTCCTCCCCTCCGACGCCGAGCCCACTGTCCCTGCGGCCCTCTCGTCGATCCCGGCCGGCCAGGGCACCGCCTGA
- a CDS encoding M28 family metallopeptidase: MRPLVLALVFLAPALHAQPGVERGRTADLAWPDSLVGEAAPPSTVQALYGVAADVSAARIEADIRTLAGFGTRHTLSDTVSDTRGIGAARRWIRAEFERISAACGGCLEVVEQRRVVSGERRIPEPTEVVNVLAIQRGTADPTRYVVMSGDIDSRVSDVMDATSDSPGANDNASGMAGVLEAARVLSQHSFPGSIVYAGLSGEEQGLFGGQIMAEAARAEGWRIEAVLNNDMIGNTCGIDGVCDNTSARVFSEATRPMETAREARTRRFTGGEVDGPARNLARYVDRMADLYVRNLDVMMIYRLDRFGRGGHHTPFTDVGYPGVRIMETHEHYDRQHQDLRTGTYPDGSPRHFGDTVEYVDFQYAAKLTALNAVTLAGLAGAPAPPSNVAISGAVQPSTTLAWDRPDGVQNPQLAGVRIWWRLTTEPQWQRSVFVPDSGADRQEYTLENVVIDNFFFGVSAVAADGSESPVVFPGAVGSFDYVPEE; encoded by the coding sequence ATGCGCCCGCTCGTTCTCGCACTGGTGTTCCTCGCGCCCGCTCTGCACGCCCAGCCGGGCGTCGAGCGCGGGCGCACCGCCGACCTCGCCTGGCCCGACTCCCTCGTCGGGGAGGCCGCGCCGCCCTCCACGGTCCAGGCGCTCTACGGCGTCGCGGCGGACGTGTCGGCGGCGCGCATCGAGGCCGACATCCGGACGCTGGCGGGGTTTGGGACGCGGCACACGCTCTCGGACACGGTCAGCGACACCCGTGGCATCGGCGCGGCGCGGCGGTGGATCCGGGCCGAGTTCGAGCGCATCTCGGCGGCCTGCGGCGGGTGCCTGGAGGTCGTCGAGCAGCGGCGCGTGGTATCGGGCGAGCGGCGCATCCCCGAGCCGACGGAGGTGGTCAACGTGCTCGCCATTCAGCGCGGCACCGCCGACCCGACCCGCTACGTGGTCATGAGCGGCGACATCGACAGCCGCGTCTCAGACGTGATGGACGCGACCTCGGACTCGCCCGGGGCGAACGACAACGCGTCGGGCATGGCGGGGGTGCTGGAGGCCGCGCGGGTGCTCAGCCAGCACTCGTTCCCGGGGTCGATCGTCTATGCCGGGCTCAGCGGCGAGGAGCAGGGCCTGTTCGGCGGCCAGATCATGGCCGAGGCGGCTCGCGCCGAGGGCTGGCGCATCGAGGCCGTGCTCAACAACGACATGATCGGCAACACGTGCGGCATCGACGGGGTGTGCGACAACACCTCGGCGCGCGTCTTCTCGGAGGCCACGCGGCCCATGGAGACCGCTCGTGAGGCGCGGACCCGTCGCTTCACCGGCGGCGAGGTGGACGGCCCGGCCCGCAACCTCGCCCGGTACGTGGACCGGATGGCGGACCTCTACGTCCGCAACCTCGACGTGATGATGATCTACCGGCTCGACCGCTTCGGGCGCGGCGGCCACCACACGCCGTTTACGGACGTCGGCTACCCGGGCGTGCGGATCATGGAGACGCACGAGCACTACGACCGCCAGCATCAGGACCTCCGGACGGGGACCTATCCGGACGGCTCGCCCCGACACTTCGGCGATACCGTCGAGTACGTCGACTTCCAGTACGCGGCCAAGCTGACGGCGCTCAACGCGGTGACGCTGGCCGGGCTCGCGGGGGCCCCGGCGCCGCCGTCGAACGTCGCCATCTCCGGGGCCGTCCAGCCCTCGACGACGCTCGCGTGGGATCGGCCGGACGGCGTGCAGAATCCGCAGTTGGCGGGCGTCCGCATCTGGTGGCGGCTGACCACCGAGCCGCAGTGGCAGCGCTCGGTCTTCGTGCCGGACTCCGGCGCCGACCGCCAGGAGTACACGCTGGAGAACGTCGTGATCGACAACTTCTTCTTCGGCGTCTCGGCCGTCGCGGCGGACGGAAGCGAGAGCCCGGTCGTGTTTCCGGGCGCCGTCGGATCGTTCGACTACGTGCCGGAGGAGTAG
- a CDS encoding NAD(P)-dependent oxidoreductase has translation MRAVVTGSSGFLGRAFARHLLRLGAEVVGLDLVPGPPEWETRLADLSRPGDWTGALVGADLVVHTAARVGEVGTSAQFRAQTVESTRRVVAASADAGRLLHLSSIVVHGRAFPDPCPEHHPVQPTGNPYTDTKIASEHAVLQAMAAGRVRASVIRPGDVYGPGSRQWTVRAVEMLKAGTFALVDGDRGVLSPVFVDDVVGGGLAVADHPAGRGDVFHVTGGVGVTPRDFFGHYARMAGVRLRSVPPGVARAAAPLVAGAFKLVGKAPPLSGRTLEYVTHPGTYSIQKAADLVGWRPEVGLDEGMRRTEAWLRAEGLLEAKRDSGGGGD, from the coding sequence GTGCGCGCGGTCGTCACCGGGTCGAGCGGCTTCCTCGGCCGCGCCTTCGCCCGCCACCTGCTCCGCCTCGGCGCCGAGGTGGTGGGCCTCGACCTCGTGCCGGGGCCGCCCGAGTGGGAGACGCGCCTCGCCGACCTGTCGCGTCCGGGCGACTGGACCGGTGCGCTCGTGGGGGCCGACCTCGTCGTCCACACCGCCGCCCGAGTGGGGGAGGTGGGCACCTCGGCCCAGTTCCGCGCCCAGACCGTCGAGTCGACGCGCCGCGTCGTGGCCGCCAGCGCCGACGCCGGGCGGCTGCTCCACCTGTCGTCCATCGTCGTCCACGGCCGGGCGTTCCCGGACCCCTGCCCGGAGCACCACCCGGTCCAGCCGACGGGCAACCCCTACACCGACACCAAGATCGCGTCCGAGCACGCGGTGCTCCAGGCGATGGCCGCGGGGCGCGTCCGTGCCAGCGTGATCCGGCCGGGCGACGTGTACGGGCCGGGCAGCCGCCAGTGGACGGTCCGCGCGGTCGAGATGCTCAAGGCGGGCACCTTCGCGCTGGTCGACGGCGACCGCGGCGTGTTGTCACCCGTGTTCGTGGACGACGTGGTGGGCGGCGGGCTGGCGGTCGCCGACCACCCGGCCGGGCGAGGGGACGTCTTCCACGTGACGGGCGGCGTGGGCGTGACGCCGCGGGACTTCTTCGGCCACTACGCGCGGATGGCGGGCGTCCGCCTGCGGTCGGTGCCGCCGGGCGTGGCACGCGCCGCGGCCCCGCTGGTCGCGGGCGCGTTCAAGCTGGTAGGCAAGGCGCCGCCGCTGTCGGGGCGGACGCTGGAGTACGTCACGCACCCGGGCACCTACTCCATCCAGAAAGCCGCCGACCTCGTCGGCTGGCGCCCCGAGGTGGGGCTGGACGAGGGGATGCGGCGCACGGAGGCGTGGCTTCGGGCCGAGGGACTGCTAGAGGCGAAGAGGGATTCGGGAGGTGGAGGGGATTGA
- a CDS encoding isoaspartyl peptidase/L-asparaginase: MPLSRRDLLRSGAALGALAALPRVAAAAPRPATPVVLATWDNRAAATAAWDVLRAGGYALDAAEAAARIPEADPEDTSVGLGGRPDRDGRVTLDACVMDERHRCGAVAAVEDVLHPVTLARRVMENTPHVMLVGEGARALAEAEGLEMGDLLTPASEAAWREWRETAEYAPGINTERRDRPSGHADDHDTIGVLTLDAAGRLCGACTTSGLAYKMRGRVGDSPIIGGGLFVDGGVGGAVATGHGEEVIRVAGASAVVEAMRHGRTAQDAAASLVERVARVTPADPAMIQVGVLALGPDGSVGAFGLQPGFVYVVARPGSDPAPDAEGTVTNRQPIDGGVLFTVEAPSVL; encoded by the coding sequence ATGCCGCTCTCCCGTCGCGACCTCCTCCGTTCTGGCGCCGCGCTCGGCGCGCTGGCCGCTCTTCCGCGCGTCGCCGCCGCCGCGCCGCGCCCGGCGACGCCCGTGGTCCTCGCGACGTGGGACAACCGGGCCGCTGCGACGGCCGCCTGGGACGTGCTCCGCGCAGGCGGCTACGCGCTCGACGCCGCCGAGGCCGCCGCGCGCATCCCCGAGGCCGACCCCGAGGACACCTCGGTCGGACTGGGCGGCCGGCCGGACCGTGACGGGCGCGTCACGCTGGACGCCTGCGTGATGGACGAGCGCCATCGCTGCGGCGCCGTGGCTGCCGTCGAGGACGTGCTGCACCCGGTCACGCTCGCGCGGCGCGTCATGGAGAACACGCCCCACGTCATGCTCGTCGGCGAGGGCGCCCGCGCGCTCGCCGAGGCGGAGGGGCTGGAGATGGGCGACCTCCTCACGCCCGCCTCGGAGGCCGCGTGGCGGGAGTGGCGGGAGACGGCCGAGTATGCGCCGGGCATCAACACGGAGCGCCGCGACCGGCCGAGCGGCCACGCCGACGACCACGACACCATCGGCGTGCTCACCCTCGACGCCGCCGGGCGGCTGTGCGGCGCCTGCACCACGTCCGGGCTGGCCTACAAGATGCGCGGCCGGGTCGGCGACAGCCCCATCATCGGCGGCGGCCTCTTCGTGGACGGCGGCGTCGGCGGAGCGGTGGCGACGGGGCACGGCGAGGAGGTCATCCGCGTCGCGGGCGCCAGCGCGGTCGTGGAGGCCATGCGCCACGGGCGGACGGCGCAGGACGCTGCGGCGTCGCTGGTCGAGCGCGTCGCCCGCGTCACCCCGGCCGACCCCGCCATGATCCAGGTCGGCGTGCTGGCGCTGGGGCCGGACGGGAGCGTGGGCGCCTTCGGCCTCCAGCCCGGCTTCGTCTACGTCGTCGCCCGCCCGGGCTCGGACCCGGCGCCGGACGCCGAGGGCACGGTCACCAACCGCCAGCCGATCGACGGCGGCGTGCTGTTCACCGTCGAGGCACCGTCCGTGCTGTGA